The Onthophagus taurus isolate NC chromosome 6, IU_Otau_3.0, whole genome shotgun sequence region ttatatagggtgtgctcgtgaattatttccaacagtgtattttCTTAGAACCTAGCTGCAGATGTCAGTTACTACTTTTTGGACATAAACGAAAGTATTTTCTGCATTGCTTGTTCTCAATCGTCTCTGTACttgctcttttaaaataacatcaacCATAACAGTAAGGTAACAGTAAAGTAACAGTACACTATTGGAAGGAGGATGAGGAGAGGGGTGCAGACTATATGGGGAGAGCTGAAAATCTATAGATCATCTGCTGGTGGAGTATAATGAGTTGAGGGAGTAGATGATGAACTGGAGGCAGGTGCTGGAGAGAAGGCTGATAGGAAGAGATTGAGAAACTAATTAAAACCTTAGTTCCACCCGAGTTCTTCTGCtatatttatacatctgagagcaaaagtgaaagacagcaatattgttaaaaataaaattttgtgctaaaagtttttctgtaatatgtcCAAATCCCGTGttttaccattaacaactaataaattcatttaattatcGCAATGTATTCCTATACCACaacctaattattttttttttaagtatatcACGTTTGCTTTCTTGATTTTGAAAACTAACGAGCCTGTTACGTACACATGTAAACGACGTCCCGAAGGTAGATTCGACCAGATTTACAAATGTCAGAAATAATTGGACCCGGTACGATATctttgcaaaattaaaattaaagaacacAGTAAGCGAAACCCAATTTGGCTCAGTTTGGTCAGTTCCTCTGACTGTAAATGGATTTCAATGGTAGacagtttaaaagaaaaggtaGAAACGACTCGACATTACGAAATAATTCTTAACCCATTTATGtaggtataaaaaaaaacgtattgGAATCAATAAGTCTAGGAATAAGAATTGAAATTGAGAAAGATTTGTTTTGTagaaacgaaaatttaaataaaaataataaaaattggaatgTGAAACGTTATGTAACAATCATCCTTTTCAAAATCCGTGTGTATAATACGCATAATAAGCGGTTTTTGCGTTAAGCCTCAATTAAAATACACTCATGGCAATAAATAAACTATCCCGGATTTGAGAAACCATAAAATCGAAAGtgttaaaacattaattttatatttttttattagcctTACgcacaaatatttattaaatttcgaagtttatattaatgttttaaatcaatttattttgttatttatgtttagattaatttctggaaaattatttttttagattacttACTTATTGATGGAAACACCGCATGAACTTTTACTTCTTTTGGAAAAACGTGCTCAATTGCGATAGGTGCCACCTTTCGAACAATAGCAGGAACTACTTCTTGAACATGAATCGGTTCctggtgatgatgatgaacAGTTGGTCCACTTTTCGAAACAACAGCGTTAAAACCATTTACAGGATCCGCTGTATAATCGACGGTTCGAACAGAACCATCTGGTTCTAAAAGAGAATATTGTCCTTTAACAACTCCACCTTCTCTAGTTTCCTGTTGACTTTTAACATCGCCTGTGTGGGGATCTGCTACTCCGTATTTAAAAGCATATCTTGGATGAGacttagaatttaaaaaaaataatttaattaattaaaaagattaattattaaattacttaCGTGGTAATCTATATCGTGGTGATTTGATATTTCGTTTTCTGCATAACCCGGATAGGCGAAACCACACGATATTATCGTTGTAAATATAAGctaaaattaagatattgtgaagataatttcaataaaattacatGATGATTTAAGTACCTCTAGAAACATGGttaaattttagttataatgaaaGCTGAAAATGTGGTGAATTACTAAGGCGAAAGAACTGGCTCGTTTGGTTTTTATACGAAAGTTTCGTATGACAATGTGCCATTGTTTGATGAACTCCcaaagaaatttcgaaatttttcaCCCACAATTCTTCGTCAAGGACGTAAAAACAAAACTCTTTAAAAAATGACATCAAAaagagtaattaaaaaaaattaattcaatcacAAACGATGAGGAAACTTTATAACATTTAGTGAAGAAGTATCATGAACTGAGAAAGGCGATTACAAAGCAGATACCGAGTAATGTGTTTATTAGTACAAACATGAACTCGACTAGAATGCAAAATCTTTCGGCTGATTCAAACATACTTTTAGGATATGCATTACCAAGATTAGGAGTctctcttaaaaatcgatgatttttttttaatcgataggaaatgagtcaaaagaggcgtaaatgataaaaaaagtgcggaaaagtgtagtacttaccgaaaaatcactttaaagttgcgatttgacgtttctttttggaagttcaaagcaatgttaaaattgcattttcgtattaaatcctaacctgaaattgtttaatttatactcacgcacaaaataaaaagttattttcactaaacttgttgagattacaacatattttcggatgaaaaccttgtttcttaggctatcgatgcagaacgacaattaaatgtcgttagatagaattgtttctaccaaatgtgtattaatagactttgtgttaatacattgtgtatcaattgatctgtCAAATGACTGAAAGCTGAAATatctttatgttgtaaatataaatgataaataagtatagtaggttatttaatagtagtttagttaaattaaaatagttattaaaaaagacatgcttacaaaataaaaataaataaataatccgtgtgacgatagcaacaaactgtgTATTTAACCCTACCAAATGACAATTACAACTGacaacacaagcaatgttaaccatgtattttctcgtattaaatcctaacctcaaattgtttaatttatttacccacgcacaaaataaaaagttattttcactaaacttgttgagattgcaacataattattcataatgatACCTAcgtgaagttagcccccaattaaacagaattttacatgtatagtattttaattataacatgagaaccagtgaaccgatttcgataaacaatgtctcattcgaaagcttaatccttggccaatacgaaagtggaaatgcccgattgacgatagcaacaaaccttccaacaacaaacttttatccgcaatttcctatctattttattagctgatatctttcgTATTATTAGATATAGCAGAACACTAAATGCACCATATGAAAGCTTGAGTCTTTCTTTATGAAATCGTCGGTCCTCGTTTGccgatatgttaatattaaaatcaataaaagatgaagaacaccgctctgtacgtaaaatagcttaatattaccaaacttcaagcccttgtgcaattgttatcaaaccgaattttaaaaaacagaaaagaacAGTTTGAAGTTTAAAGAacagtttgacggattttaatgttttatatctcaatcgaaagtttgtgtctggctgaatgctgttgtcgaaatgcccgattcgaaatatttaaggattttgattaaaacacaacaaacgaattaattaaacacatcaattatcttcgtaactaattgaccaattttagtcatcaaaatctcggtcgaaagtatgatctgcaatgaatgcgaaggtggaaatgcccgatttcaaaatttagtaATTATGTGCGTACGAGAGATTTCGagtcgggcatttccactttcgtattggccaaagattaagctttcgaatgagattttgattatcgaaatcggttgactggttttcttgttataatcaaaatactatacatgtaaaatcctatctaattgggagctagaaaaatttggagctaacttcgcataggtcaTAATGATTAAGTGCCTGTTGTTACATAGACTGTGTGTCTATTAACTATGTACAAGAGCGTCGCCAGATAGGAGCAAAGATAGattcgaaaaaagaaattgaatagaatataagatacaaatagattctaaaaatctatttgTATCTATATATAGAGTAGATAAGTAGCTATCGCTGCTTGGTTATAGAGTTGTTTcctggtgatataagaaagttattgatcccaacaatgtttaaaagtagctaaaacgtgtgaatttggtaattttttgacCAAAAACGTCCTTGTGTAAGTCTATAACTTCATgatatacttctatagttttcctcatatcaaataagaaagttgtttagaggtagagcaattaaacgtttctgtatatagagatgtatattaaaagtgatttaaccatgatgctaatagatattgaccgacaaaaacccggattaagatatttgaagaagcgttctttctgattgtgaacacagttttttaaaattcggtttgataacaattgcacaagagcttgaagtttggtaatattaagctattttacgtacagagcggtgttcttcatcttttattgattttaatattaacatatcggCAAACGAGGACCGACGATTTCATAAAGAAAGACTCAAGCTTTCATATGGTGCATTTAGTGTTCTGCTATATCTAATAATAcgaaagatatcagctaataaaatagataggaaattgcggataaaagtttgttgttggaaggtttgttgctatcgtcaatcgggcatttccactttcgtattggccaaggattaacctttcgaatgagacattgtttatcgaaatcggttcactggttctcatgttataattaaaatactatacatgtaaaattctgtttaattgggggctaacttcacataggtatcattatgaataattatgttgcaatctcaacaagtttagtgaaaataactttttatttagtgcgtgggtataaattaaacaatttgaggttaggatttaatacgagaaaatacatggttaacattgcttgtgttgtcagttgtaattgtcatttggttaaatacacagtttgttgctatcgtcacacggattatttatttatttttattttgtaaccatgtcttttttaataactattttaatttaactaaactactattaaataagctactatacttatttatcatttatatttacaacataaagatTACAAAGAGCTTTCAGTCATTTGacagatcaattgatacacaatccattaacacaaagtctattaacacacatttggtagaaacaattctatctaacgccatttaattgtcgttctgcatcgatagcctaagaaacaaggttttcatccgaaaatatgttgtaatctcaacaagtttagtgaaaataactttttattttgtgcgtgggtataaattaaacaatttcaggttagaatttaatacgaaaatgcaattttaacattgcttttaacttccaaaaagaaacgtcaaatcgcaactttaaagtgatttttcggtaagtactacacttttccgcactttttttttatcatttacgcctcttttgactcatttcctatcgattaaaaaaaaatcatcgatttttaagagagACTCCTAATCTTGATATATGCCCGCTATTCGTCTACAcatcattttaataataaactttgcCTTGTTATATTAATTCTGTTATAGAATGCGTATGTCATTagtagaaatttaattttgacagctGTCGAGATATCTAAAAAAACTCAATCTAAATCGTAAAAATAAGTTCGATTAAAAacttataaatcaaaaaaaaatgttaaaaacaccAACGGTAAGTTTTTcttcaataaatatatttagaagATAGACcaaaaaaattcttctaaatttgtttaaatttttagaccTCTTTAGGTAAACATGTATGCACAGTAACATTTATCCCAGATGACCTACTAATGTTCAAACGTTCAACCAACATCATGGTaagatttaaaagatttttaaccCGCTCAAGAATGGCCTCGCAAACACACCCAAgaggaaaatcgattttagaCAGCTATTATTGTTACGTTTTGGAGCACagaaaacaattattacacatttGCGTCATACATCCTTTCAGTAACTTTTAGTAATCAACATAAAAACGTtacaattcttttattaaattatatattttctagTTTAATTTGGCAAGGAATTATGACAGTCGTATTTTACGCCCAATTCTTAATAATCCCATTAGAAGTATCCTTATTCGAATATCATTATCAACAAAGTGAAACGCAGAAACGTATGGATTTTACGATTCGGTTCGTTTTGGATATGACTTGTCTTATGGATGTTATTTTACGGTTTCGTGTTGGTTATATTGATCAAAATAAACAAGAAGTTGTTTTAGTACCAAAAAGAATTGCTTTGTGAGTTTCAATCAAGAAAGAATCTGTTGAATCTAAGAGGACTAAATACATCCCGGGAATAGGTGTACAGGGgctgttattataggctatctcagaaactataagagatacgaaaaaagtaggtgccatgtcccggtctcttttttcgagactaacccaatcccgcaaacaccaaacctctatcttcttttgttttttagttatagccaaaaagtcaaattttcgtgatttcaaaaaatgctcatatttcgtttatttttgaaattagaggaATGAGGTTGATatgttcttaagacacttttttaagtagaatatactgccgttgaaaaattttaaaaatatttgattatttttgagatacaacacaaagttgtatttttttaaatacaaactatagtaaattatggtgttactgaaaagagcatatttttagctttccaatgatgtattgcacgcatggtgtatttggggaaaataagcgttattttttcCCTGTTGGGTGAAATCATGGATTTGGCGAAGAGCTGGGTGTCAACAAATATCAACATTCGTTGTCAAATTGTTAGTTATTTGGCATACTGGATTCACAAAAAAGTGAACTCGATTGCTTTAATGGCACTTATAAATGCAAACTATAAGTTTATTGTCGTACACGTGATAGCTTAATAGTGGCTTGGcagtattttggaaaattattagaaaatataaacttaaacgcCTCAATTGCTGTaagagactagatattgctggcagaagactaagtactactaatgaaagactagatgttgcaaatgaagcagattcttcttacagaagactGCACACTACTACcagaagacgaaatactgttggtagaagactagatattgctgcaaaagattagatattgctggcaaaagactaagtattgctagtgaaaaactagatattgcaaatgaagcacatccttcttacagaagactacacACTACTACTAAAAATCAAATACTTTTAGCAGAAGACTTAATTTTACTGTCAGAACACCAAAATATGTTGTCAGAAGTTACTATTACTAATGGTACAAATCCCGTTTAAATTTCTGTCCAATacttgttaaaattgcatcCTTCGCTTCCCGATTTCTATGTTCATTAGATGTGATATTCCAAAGAATTGAATTTTCTTCATacacttcaattaattcaaatatttcttcttgggactattttcttttaggtgttaTCTTTAAACGTGTTATATTGAGAAAACTCGCAGGAAAATTCGAACCTTGTTTGGTTTTTGACAGTTACTCtcacgatagataaattgtgcgTGTCCACTTGAGTACAAATCTCAACGTGTTTACTCTCCGAAAGTTTGTGGGGACTCTCTGAtagttactctcagatgcgtgtCCACCAGAAAATATACTCTCGATAGCTTCTCTGGAGAGCATTTCTCGCAAGTGGACACTTAGCTTAATGGTACAAGACCAActttctgtcatattcgtgcaaTTAGGTAGTAATTACTGTCCGaacccgcctactataatcaaaattttgaactttagcgcttactattttggaattgaaaattaacgcttattttccgcaaatgcaccatacatgcgatacatcattggaaagctaaaaatatgctcttttcattaacatcataatcaagtatagtttgtatttaaaaaaatacaactttgtgttgtatctcaaaaattatcaaatatttttaaaatttttcaacggcagtatattctacttaaaaaagtgtcttaagaacgtatcaacctcatttctctaatttcaaaaataaacgaaatatgagcatcttttgaaatcacgaaaatttgactttttggctataatttaaaaagaaaagaagatagaggttggtgtttgcgggattgggttagtctcgaaaaaagaaaccgggacatggcacctacttttttcgtatctcttatagtttctgagatagcctataataacacccaaatttgcccacagggtgtcccaatttcgatgtccgcataggctatctccgaaactaaaagagatagaaaaaaagtagcttatttgtcatgatctcgtttttcgagaaaatgctaatgccgaaaactccgaacagctatcgtcttttgttttcgccttatcggcaaaaactgaaaattttgcgaaaacgacaatcgcgaatatctcacttattatcaaagatggagtattataaataaaacattatatgggtaactttttaagaagaattcagtggcgtaggtagaatttttttcccatcttttattttcgagattttagacgtaactttttttttttaaatggaaaccatagttggctatgacttaaaataatttgttattttcttctgataacaaatatatatagtttgtggggtatatttcttatagttattgaataattaacaaaaattcattttgttccatctaaatctaatgtatgtatttaaaagttaacgttgctatggtgataactatacatactatgatggaatataatgtatcaattttttttgttctttctaaaactattgtatgtatttaaaacttaatgttgttatggtgataaccataccatgagggaaaacattgtttccaattattggcaaagtttgtagcaaggacagtagaatctaacaggactgctacatccattgtatttttgtagtcgactATGGGTTGGTTGCctgcactctacgtcacactatttgccacgcctggtagataactgtctatgtttttagaggttatatgatagacattaatacctctaaaaacataaaacttcaaaactaatatgaatacgtctaggatataacctctaaaaacacacagcaaacgcatagaccataacaacagctgggcgtggaaaatggtgtgacgtagtttgcgggtaggctgtcacaacaatggatgtagcagtcctgttagattttattgtccttgagtttgtagtagtatttaaaaattcactaacaactctggcattatgtgctggtgctccgttatattgaaaatatatcatttgagacatatttagtggcaaattgtcgactaaaggctcaatgtgctgccttaatatattgaggtatttccctgagtttaagtttttatggtagatactatatgccaaaactctattatctaaaagggcacaccatacaatgaaccccaatcttctttgaacactcagagacttcatcggtccagatgacgttttgaacaaacagcagattatttaatttttctaaatatcatctacacaattttaatcttagattgacatctccggcacgtaaataatgagttagccccgctttgtatggtttatacttatttttctttcatattcgggagcagcggcttttgggtgagacgtcttgttgcaatttctcttgcaggtcattttggtatgtttttgtatgtagtttggggaaggaccaaatatccattaaattttctgctaaccggctgaaggttcttacgtgtggttgtcttctttctggatatcttgtgaaataaaattccgcggctaacgtcgcattcttatctgataacatcatgttacatttttcataattttcgaaattcattgtaaagttttattcagttttgttatactttgacacttaacacgCTGGTGCATAAtgccagcacataatgccagagttgatatcgaatttttaaatacaaactttggcaattatttgatacattatgttccatcatagtatgtatggttatcaccatagcaatagggcgaaaacaaaagacgatagctgttcggagttttcggcattagcattttctcgaaaaacgagatcatgacatgtaagctactttttttctatctcttttagtttcggagatagcctatgcggacatcgaaatttgcccaccctgtacagttGACTGAGTCATTTTCTATAGATTCTCAACATCTCTCTTCTGTAGATTCAGTCCTTTTAGATTCCACCGTccttttgtttaaattataaaatattaatttgtttaaatttttttaattttagaaaatacgCTTgtggattatttatttttgatttaatctcATCATTTACCTTCGTACCACATTTAATATCAATTCATGATAAATTACGTCAACGCATAAAATATCttggattatttaaattatttcgcGTCTTTACATTTGCAACTTATTGTAAATACATTGGCCAATTTTTCAAAGTATCCTTTATGACACACGGCCTCTTCATGTTAATCAGCGTCTATTTACTTTTCGTGCACGTTGTAACCTGTTTAAACATCTACGTGAATACGATCAACGAAAACAAAGAACACGAACTTTACTATTGGCGTTTAGAGGAAGTGTACGATGATTATATCACGAATTACGGAAGAAGTGTTTATGCGACgttgaaaatgattaattatttagattatGGTTTTCATGatttgaacaattttaatcGGACTTATATGATTATCGTTTggattatttgtaaaattgtttatgtttGGTTGATTTCTTACATTATGAAGTTTGTGATTAATCGaaaaacttcaagtgttaTGTACATGCAGTTATTAAGGGAATTAAAAGAGTATATGAGACATAAACAACTTCCCGCTCGATTACAAAACCGTTTGATGTCTTATTACGAATTTcatttccaaaaatgttatttccGCGAAAGTGATATTCTACCGTCGATGACCAAATCTTTACGCGATGAAATTAATCGTCATAAATGTATGAAACTCGTTGAGAATGTGGTACTCTTTCGCGGAATGCCTTCCGGGTTATTAATCGAGATCGCATCATGTTTGCGTCCCCAAGTTTATATGATAAatgatgttatatttaaatacgGTTCTAAAGGAGATTGTATGTATATTATTGCAACTGGTTGCGTTGCTGTTTATGGTCAAAAGGGTAACGAAGTTTGTCATTTAAAAGATGGACAATTTTTTGGTGAAGTTGGATTAATGGCGCGGGGAATTAGATATGCATCGATTGTTGCCGTTGAAGTGACGGAATTGTATGAATTATATCATAAAGATTTTAGAACAGCTTTAGAACCTTATCCGGCAATTTACGATCAAATGGTTAATATGGCTGAAGAAAGGAAAGAAGCGATGAAGATTATACAAatgaaaaatcttattaaaaaagtttaaaaaaattaatttctctttattgtatgaagattttttattattgatctGATACGCAGAGGAAAAAAATGTGGCATTGTTCCTCGGAAACGTTTCGTTCTTTTAAGTCGAGGTCCAACCTCCAAAGAGGATGTTACGCAAGAACATAAACAATAGTCCAAACAATAGTAAGATAATTTTCCGACAAATGAGCAAGGTTTAGTTTCGAAAACACCCATTAACTTCTATAACacctttttttctcaaaaataaaactcaaaaagtaaagttttaactcgttttaattaaaaaaaaatgcaatatatatttcttaaaaatcatttatcatcatcatttcctcataaacatttttcttcccCCTTCAcctttctcaaaatttttcttcttattaataatgatGGGCGCTAGGTCGAGTAACCAGGCGAGGAATTCCACTTCCATAAGGACTCAATCCCGGTCCATAAGGATAAGCTGGAGCGGCATAAGAAACGGGGGCATGACCCAAAACATTACTCGAAGTGGGTGCTGCACCCGGAGGAGCATGAACGTTAGGaccaactttttttacaaCCGCATTAAATCCGTTTGCATCATCCGCTGCGTATTCAACAACTCGCAATGAACCATCTGGTTCCACTAAAGAGTACATTCCACGAACTGCGTCACCATCACGAATTTCTTGCTGAACTTTTGTATCT contains the following coding sequences:
- the LOC111413933 gene encoding cuticle protein 7-like, whose amino-acid sequence is MFLELIFTTIISCGFAYPGYAENEISNHHDIDYHSHPRYAFKYGVADPHTGDVKSQQETREGGVVKGQYSLLEPDGSVRTVDYTADPVNGFNAVVSKSGPTVHHHHQEPIHVQEVVPAIVRKVAPIAIEHVFPKEVKVHAVFPSISGYDKAYFSDYDGGVYSTAIPDLHGYFEHY
- the LOC111413943 gene encoding potassium/sodium hyperpolarization-activated cyclic nucleotide-gated channel 1-like, whose protein sequence is MLKTPTTSLGKHVCTVTFIPDDLLMFKRSTNIMVRFKRFLTRSRMASQTHPRGKSILDSYYCYVLEHRKQLLHICVIHPFSNFYLIWQGIMTVVFYAQFLIIPLEVSLFEYHYQQSETQKRMDFTIRFVLDMTCLMDVILRFRVGYIDQNKQEVVLVPKRIALKYACGLFIFDLISSFTFVPHLISIHDKLRQRIKYLGLFKLFRVFTFATYCKYIGQFFKVSFMTHGLFMLISVYLLFVHVVTCLNIYVNTINENKEHELYYWRLEEVYDDYITNYGRSVYATLKMINYLDYGFHDLNNFNRTYMIIVWIICKIVYVWLISYIMKFVINRKTSSVMYMQLLRELKEYMRHKQLPARLQNRLMSYYEFHFQKCYFRESDILPSMTKSLRDEINRHKCMKLVENVVLFRGMPSGLLIEIASCLRPQVYMINDVIFKYGSKGDCMYIIATGCVAVYGQKGNEVCHLKDGQFFGEVGLMARGIRYASIVAVEVTELYELYHKDFRTALEPYPAIYDQMVNMAEERKEAMKIIQMKNLIKKV